The genomic segment CCTGTCGACGGCCGACGAGTCCGTCATCTGGCGCAAGCACGAGACGGGTGTGATGGGCGCGCACATCTGGGCGCCGGAGATCCACCGCATCGACGGCAAGTGGTACATCTACTTCGCCTCCGCGCCCGCCGAGGACATCTGGGCGATCCGCATCTGGGTCCTGGAGAACTCCCACCGGAACCCCTTCAAGGGCACCTGGGTCGAGCGCGGCCAGTTGAAGACCGCCTGGGAGACGTTCTCCCTGGACGCCACCACCTTCACCCACCGGGGCTCCCGCTACCTCGCGTGGGCGCAGCACGAGCCCGGGATGAACAACAACACCGCGGTCTGGCTGTCGAGGATGGCCGACCCGCTGACCCTGACGGGTCCGCAGGTCCGGCTCACCACACCGGAGTTGGACTGGGAGGTCATCGGTTTCAAGGTCAACGAGGGGCCGTCGGTCATCAAGCGCAACGGCCGGCTCTTCATGACGTACTCGGCGAGCGCGACCGACTTCAACTACTGCATGGGCCTGCTGACCGTCGACGCGGACGCCGACCTCATGGAACCCGCCAACTGGTCGAAGTCCCCGACACCGGTCTTCACCAGCAACGACACCACCAAGCAGTACGGGCCGGGCCACAACAGCTTCACCGTCGCCGAGGACGGCCGCACCGACGTCCTCGTCTACCACGCCCGCCAGTACAAGGACATCGTCGGTGACCCGCTCAACGACCCCAACCGGCACACCCGCGTCCAGCGCCTCGGCTGGAAGCCCGACGGAACCCCCGACTTCGGAGTCCCCGTCGCCGACGCGGCCACCCCGAACAACGGT from the Streptomyces sp. NBC_00310 genome contains:
- a CDS encoding glycoside hydrolase family 43 protein; this translates as MSREHELPEPPNRRLLLKGALAAGALTTLPVGVAQASTPQASTSQASASRPAYANPLVRNRADPHINRHTDGFYYFTATAPEYDRIILRRSRTLRGLSTADESVIWRKHETGVMGAHIWAPEIHRIDGKWYIYFASAPAEDIWAIRIWVLENSHRNPFKGTWVERGQLKTAWETFSLDATTFTHRGSRYLAWAQHEPGMNNNTAVWLSRMADPLTLTGPQVRLTTPELDWEVIGFKVNEGPSVIKRNGRLFMTYSASATDFNYCMGLLTVDADADLMEPANWSKSPTPVFTSNDTTKQYGPGHNSFTVAEDGRTDVLVYHARQYKDIVGDPLNDPNRHTRVQRLGWKPDGTPDFGVPVADAATPNNGKES